One window from the genome of Podospora pseudocomata strain CBS 415.72m chromosome 6, whole genome shotgun sequence encodes:
- a CDS encoding hypothetical protein (COG:D; EggNog:ENOG503NXUN) — MSLAPNSPRLPSPPPPAEIQIGPKSPMMGAHHPPPIEQTALDANSKRRIHPGTKAADMHAGPPLVPLQELDSAFQLQEHLSALHYHHSSSNTSPITRTTALLLATPPPGIDKTLWLYELCRFLVAHCNKLIVQFLFDTPPCSAQTCPEMRASEWQFLCAVHDAPKSCCAIDYCCHTLDWAANVVTNPKIFPSRFVVDSHDKNQAVKNLVNVFRRLHRIFAHGWFQHRQVFWKVEGETGLYVFFKTVCDVYDLLPAENYKLPPEAEGLPIAGEEEEKTAGGGKRQGGITIAKPPPRVAELSGEDPGLSRTNTRRHIKSSPSTGSFIMPVPEADEDDSPGGHGELSRRLSVMSISSGVSETGTVVEAGRPEEEEEEGGPEGEIPVIVEGLKEPVRPESVIPPPKTTKAEEKKLEENFADEPESYSDVSATAKEVLASPPEEDKKLEGEEKKGDDKGKGIEEGQGGAKDAQEEEEEEEEETDGEVDDVTVVGGGAEEEIEIEETAPAAATGDGKDKKKEEEEDKPVKELD; from the exons ATGTCCCTCGCCCCAAACTCCCCTCGGctccccagcccaccacctccagccgAGATCCAAATAGGTCCCAAATCCCCCATGATGGgcgcccaccaccctcccccaataGAACAAACCGCCCTCGACGCAAACTCCAAACGGCGCATCCACCCCGGCaccaaagcagccgacatgCACGCTGGTCCCCCTCTTGTTCCCCTCCAAGAA ctTGACTCGGCCTTCCAACTCCAAGAACACCTCTCAGCCCTCCACTaccaccactcctcctctAACACCAGCCCCATAACccgcaccaccgccctcctcctcgccaccccGCCCCCAGGAATCGACAAAACCCTCTGGCTCTACGAACTATGCCGCTTCCTCGTAGCCCACTGCAACAAACTCATCGTCCAGTTCCTCTTCGACACCCCGCCTTGTTCCGCCCAGACATGCCCAGAGATGCGCGCGTCAGAATGGCAGTTTCTGTGCGCGGTGCACGATGCGCCAAAGTCCTGCTGCGCGATTGATTACTGCTGCCACACGCTTGACTGGGCGGCCAATGtcgtcaccaaccccaagatcTTCCCCAGCAGGTTTGTGGTTGACAGTCACGACAAGAACCAAGCGGTGAAGAATTTGGTCAATGTCTTTAGACGGTTGCACAGGATTTTTGCCCATGGTTGGTTTCAGCACAGGCAGGTGTTTtggaaggtggagggggagacggGGCTGTATGTTTTTTTCAAGACGGTCTGTGATGTTTACGATCTTTTGCCGGCGGAGAACTACAAGCTGCCGCCCGAGGCGGAAGGGCTGCCGAttgctggggaggaagaggaaaagacagcaggaggggggaagagacAGGGCGGGATAACGATTGCGAAACCGCCTCCGAGGGTGGCGGAGCTGAGCGGGGAGGATCCGGGGTTGAGTAGGACCAATACCCGGAGACATATCAAGTCTAGCCCGTCCACGGGGAGCTTTATCATGCCTGTTCCTGAAGCGGACGAAGATGACAGCCCTGGGGGTCATGGGGAGCtttcgaggaggttgagcgTGATGAGTATATCTTCGGGGGTGAGCGAGACGGGGActgtggtggaggcgggacgaccggaggaggaggaggaggaggggggtccGGAGGGGGAGATTCCGGTTattgtggaggggttgaaggagccGGTTAGGCCGGAGAGTGTTATTCCCCCTCCTAAAACGAcaaaggcggaggagaagaaacTCGAGGAAAATTTTGCGGACGAGCCGGAGAGCTATTCTGATGTTAGTGCTACTGCGAAGGAGGTTTTGGCTTCACCgccggaggaggacaagaaattggagggggaggagaaaaagggagATGATAAGGGGAAGGGTAtcgaggaggggcagggtgGCGCTAAGGatgctcaagaagaagaagaagaggaggaggaggagacagaTGGGGAAGTTGATGACGTTActgtcgttggtggtggggcggaggaggaaattGAGATTGAGGAAACCGCCCCTGCTGCGGCAACAGGAGATGGTAAAgataagaagaaggaagaagaggaggacaagCCGGTAAAGGAGCTGGATTAG
- a CDS encoding hypothetical protein (EggNog:ENOG503NYNU; COG:A): MMKTTILRHAAACRVALTARPLQLTARLSPSAFAIAQTPLKASYRPVNSLLRFYSSESAAQQETATPAGRITKFRDLESLGVHNALVRSITEGMRYKDMTEVQSLTINAALAGKDLVAQAKTGTGKTLAFLVPILQKIIADQPALAEARRPVKARSDDVRAIVISPTRELAEQIAVEAAKIVKGTGIKVQTAVGGTQKRMSLQKIRYEGCHLLVGTPGRLADLLTDEYSGVAAPNLTALCLDEADRMLDVGFDAELDTILKALPNRKDTPRQTLLYSATMPKDVVGLARKYIDPTNFEFAQTVKSNETPTHERVPQFIVPCRSFDTMPATLFEMIRTWVAKNRDELEGNPLKMMVFLPTTASVISWSAAFRRLRREFPDIPEVRDIHSKLTQPIRTRCAEDFRRAKSAILFSSDVTARGMDFPNVTHVVQVHTPNDRDSYIHRIGRTGRAGKEGEAWLLVSDSEVSTARSRLPGLPIKRSTDFAIASTDLYGAEPESFPDSVKRVREAFSKLPYETISEYYKSFLGGALQGVHKQAVVDELNTFSKNIFGLDQPPGVSPSLMRNMGRITGLRVAEREENRFQRSGTGGGFGGRGGGRDGGFGGRGGGGGRDGGFGGRGGGFGGRGGGGRGGDRGERKPRDNWEAMEMAGQRDKQQSRGGGRATF, translated from the exons ATGATGAAGACCACCATCTTGCGGCACGCCGCCGCCTGCCGTGTCGCCTTGACTGCGCGCCCCCTCCAGCTCACAGCCAGACTCTCGCCGTCGGCCTTTGCTATCGCACAAACACCCCTCAAGGCGTCGTATCGCCCCgtcaacagcctcctccgcttcTACTCGAGCGAGTCGGCCGCTCAGCAGGAaaccgccacccccgccggGCGCATCACCAAGTTCAGAGATCTCGAGAGCTTGGGCGTACACAATGCTCTGGTCAGGTCTATCACCGAGGGGATGAGGTATAAGGATATGACAGAGGTGCAGTCTCTGACTATCAACGCTGCTCTTGCTGGAAAGGATCT TGTTGCGCAAGCCAAGACAGGTACCGGCAAGACGCTGGCTTTCCTTGTGCCGATCCTTCAGAAGATTATTGCCGATCAGCCAGCCCTCGCTGAGGCTCGCCGCCCTGTGAAGGCCAGATCCGACGACGTTCGTGCCATCgtcatctcccccacccgTGAGCTTGCTGAGCAGATTGCGGTGGAGGCTGCCAAGATCGTCAAGGGCACCGGCATCAAGGTCCAGACTGCTGTCGGAGGAACCCAGAAGAGAATGTCGCTGCAAAAGATTCGTTACGAGGGTTGCCATTTGCTCGTCGGCACTCCTGGCCGTCTCGCTGATCTGCTCACTGACGAGTACAGCGGCGTGGCTGCTCCCAACCTCACTGCTCTGTGCTTGGATGAAGCGGATCGCATGCTGGATGTTGGATTCGACGCCGAGCTCGACACCATTCTCAAGGCGCTCCCCAACAGAAAGGATACCCCCCGCCAGACTCTTCTCTATTCAGCCACCATGCCCAAAGACGTGGTTGGCCTCGCAAGAAAGTACATTGACCCCACCAACTTCGAGTTCGCCCAGACCGTCAAGTCCAACGAGACCCCTACCCACGAGAGAGTGCCCCAGTTCATCGTTCCTTGCCGCAGCTTCGACACCATGCCTGCTACTCTTTTCGAGATGATCCGCACCTGGGTTGCCAAGAACCGTGACGAGCTCGAGGGCAACCCtctgaagatgatggtgttcTTGCCCACCACGGCTTCCGTCATCTCGTGGAGCGCTGCTttccgccgcctccgtcGTGAATTCCCCGATATTCCCGAGGTTCGCGATATTCACTCCAAGTTGACCCAGCCCATCCGCACCAGGTGCGCCGAGGATTTCAGACGGGCCAAGTCTGccattctcttctcctctgaTGTTACCGCCAGAGGCATGGATTTCCCCAATGTCACCCACGTCGTCCAGGTCCACACTCCCAACGACCGCGATTCATACATTCACCGCATCGGTCGTACGGGCCGTGCTggcaaggagggggaggcttGGCTTCTGGTTTCTGATTCCGAGGTCAGCACTGCCCGCAGCAGATTGCCCGGTCTTCCCATCAAGCGGTCCACCGACTTTGCCATTGCCTCGACTGATCTCTACGGTGCCGAGCCCGAGTCGTTCCCCGATTCTGTCAAGAGGGTTCGCGAAGCGTTTTCCAAGCTTCCCTATGAGACCATCTCAGAGTATTACAAGTCTTTCTTGGGCGGCGCTCTCCAAGGTGTGCACAAGcaggctgttgttgacgagTTGAACACCTTCAGCAAGAATATCTTTGGCTTGGATCAGCCCCCTGGAGTTTCGCCATCGCTGATGAGGAACATGGGCCGGATTACCGGCCTTAGAGTCgccgagagggaggagaacaGGTTCCAACGCAGCGGGACGGGCGGTGGCTtcggtggccgtggtggtggccgtgaTGGTGGCTtcggtggccgtggtggtggtggtggtcgtgatggtggctttggtggacgtggtggtggctttggtggacgtggtggcggtgggagagGCGGTGacaggggggagaggaagccgAGAGATAACTGGGAAGCTATGGAGATGGCTGGACAGAGGGATAAGCAGCAGTCcagaggtggtggccgtGCCACTTTCTAA
- a CDS encoding hypothetical protein (EggNog:ENOG503P0AT; COG:S) produces MGDYHYHHFLSSMAGVGGQPNQSPLEGPPQMSHQPQVLAMGGHGPPMPNPYQSLGYFTGFPEPIMFNAPKSQRSRRKSAPGLDHIKHRRTRSGCFTCRSRRVKCDETHPICERCRKGKRECLYPEPAPPKGSGGSTSKESSSTAPSQQASPISSRGDDDDDDDRDSKLEPIMDEDEEEPQSATSTTAPMFPLRRSSTTSSFGLQRVPTGYRYDSETPSFDGNKSSSPLSTGTATAQSHRPDWTFLPHELQFYLGYFYDNITHYHYGLISDAGDFFRTTLVGLALRNEALLYAIVAFSAYHHALHNHHGRINEFLQYYNHSVKNLLECLKRKEKYSIATLLTILQLATIEEYLGDWVNLMGHQKAALEIFTQLFTPQTIMQSQTGRAALTWYGRFDLFVAIMGSFETTLPREWYLEAATYHDACAAAEPDSVFWKFEACSAKMQLISMEMAMLYARRVKEEVTAEDFAAEHQRLSRCLDDWKNGWDPALVDPSHLVTDFSGSRAPDPNDIVSPFTSGVLFQPPLFPSTVLTASYHSMSLLHDSQSGIRPTGEAKDKLREHAYKIYQIFEAVEFWSHSPPGGLIALQSALAVAALYVQRDPRHQMWIRRKFVLLEAMGYIFPATMRVRMAELFADDTCTRWWLPNDEGFPPLLQNIRAYADERNAMAATTQRDTVQQIRHVFSRMNIREAARKAAEN; encoded by the exons ATGGGTGACTATCATTATCACCACTTTCTATCCTCCATGGCGGGTGTGGGTGGACAGCCTAACCAGAGTCCACTTGAAGGCCCCCCACAGATGTCTCACCAACCTCAGGTGTTGGCCATGGGAGGCCATGGCCCTCCAATGCCTAACCCATACCAAAGCCTGGGATACTTTACGGGATTCCCTGAGCCGATCATGTTCAATGCGCCAAAGTCGCAAAGAAGCAGGCGCAAGTCAGCACCAGGCCTCGATCACATCAAACATCGACGCACAAGATCAGGCTGCTTTACATGTCGCAGCCGTCGAGTCAAG TGTGACGAAACACATCCGATCTGTGAAA GATGCCgaaaggggaagagagaATGCCTCTATCCAGAACCGGCGCCGCCGAAAGGTTCTGGGGGTTCGACCTCAAAAGAGTCTTCTTCAACTGCGCCCAGTCAACAGGCGAGCCCGATCTCTTCACGgggcgacgacgatgacgacgacgaccggGATTCAAAGCTGGAGCCGATcatggatgaagatgaggaagagccGCAGAGCGCCACATCGACGACTGCGCCAATGTTTCCTTTGAGAAGATCGagcaccacatcctccttcgGTTTACAGCGTGTCCCTACAGGGTACCGGTACGACTCGGAGACCCCGTCTTTTGATGGTAATAAGAGCTCTTCGCCCTTGTCGACGGGCACGGCGACCGCACAATCGCACCGTCCAGACTGGACGTTCTTACCACACGAGCTGCAGTTTTATCTCGGCTATTTCTACGACAATATCACGCACTACCACTACGGGCTCATCAGCGACGCCGGTGACTTCTTCCGAACCACTCTGGTAGGGTTAGCGCTTCGAAATGAGGCTTTGCTGTATGCTATTGTGGCCTTTTCGGCATACCACCATGCGCTGCATAATCACCATGGCAGGATCAATGAGTTCTTGCAGTATTACAACCACAGCGTCAAGAATCTTTTGGAGTGTCTaaagaggaaagaaaagtACAGTATCGCGACGCTTTTGACGATATTGCAGCTCGCGACAATCGAG GAATATTTGGGTGACTGGGTCAACCTCATGGGCCATCAAAAGGCCGCTTTGGAGATCTTTACGCAGCTTTTTACTCCGCAGACAATCATGCAGTCACAGACAGGCCGGGCTGCACTGACTTGGTACGGTCGCTTTGATCTCTTCGTTGCCATCATGGGTAGCTTTGAAACGACGTTGCCTCGTGAATGGTACCTGGAGGCAGCAACATACCACGATGCGTGCGCGGCCGCCGAACCGGACAGTGTCTTCTGGAAGTTCGAAGCATGCTCTGCGAAGATGCAGCTTATTTCGATGGAAATGGCCATGTTGTATgccaggagggtgaaggaaGAGGTCACGGCAGAAGACTTCGCCGCAGAACATCAAAGATTGAGCAGATGTCTCGACGACTGGAAAAATGGATGGGATCCTGCTCTGGTGGATCCTTCCCATCTTGTTACGGACTTTTCAGGGAGCCGCGCACCAGATCCGAACGACATTGTCAGCCCGTTCACATCGGGAGTACTGTTTCAACCACCACTGTTCCCTTCGACGGTCTTGACAGCCAGCTACCATTCCATGAGCCTCTTGCACGACAGCCAGAGTGGCATCAGACCAACAGGAGAAGCCAAAGACAAATTGAGGGAGCATGCCTACAAAATCTACCAGATCTTCGAGGCAGTTGAATTCTGGTCGCACAGCCCGCCGGGGGGGCTCATTGCGTTGCAGTCAGCTTTAGCTGTGGCAGCTCTCTATGTTCAGCGGGATCCACGCCATCAGATGTGGATCAGGAGGAAGTTTGTGTTACTGGAGGCGATGGG ATACATTTTCCCTGCCACGATGCGTGTGCGAATGGCCGAGCTTTTCGCAGACGACACCTGCACCAGATGGTGGCTGCCGAACGATGAGGGCTTTCCGCCCCTGCTACAAAATATCCGCGCATATGCCGACGAACGCAATGCCATGGCGGCGACTACCCAGAGAGACACGGTACAGCAGATTCGCCATGTGTTTTCGAGGATGAACATTAGAGAGGCCGCGAGAAAAGCGGCAGAAAACTAA
- a CDS encoding hypothetical protein (EggNog:ENOG503P304) — MRHLPYLDSFPQEFLKSRCFSRLFYFLALFFYPSLDKGIDRRPTKEVRFSGLVRFQRSPARISSRTPLVYPFLAWDASERTDKMWTTFSTRDEPATPLPLPARPPTSSSSSCSPAHPYPPLSPNCEHPQPMYRVYPHDNNRHHQQHHVESEYCHARRGGSPTSASTTAAPWDNPMVDLPYVDYAQVEIQSQSIKVIRSPLSLVKSVASRLPTSPYMLARAVSTYATRSRSSSPPASTEPPVAPPLPNRPRIEEGYSPGVSRQGQTRSMEARARESESGVNWDYGSQGIGMLSLARQGGNAPDLERMNYINSLAYLMRGLPADLTPAEASTIRQSTPASVVGPQPNDYSGPHHDRSMPPLQRSIVHHIAFIVLNWLYAFWQVFAPFLGQGISGLLQFERDNQLINKMAMSTFKGAKNAYVWFSAAYVGQLIAAFMAWVFQGVHGALTEFRAQSDAVRAQGGGFSNQQQPSRSSEEWERRRMYEQQRAQHQGWPSQNYSMDCAQLARQGL; from the exons ATGCGACACCTCCCGTACTTGGATTCCTTCCCTCAAGAATTCTTGAAATCTCGTTGTTTTTCTCGcttgttttattttcttgCTCTCTTCTTTTATCCTTCTCTTGACAAAGGAATCGATAGGCGTCCGACTAAAGAAGTCAGATTCTCGGGACTCGTTCGCTTTCAACGGTCACCAGCGCGGATCTCTTCGAGGACGCCCCTGGTTTATCCCTTTCTAGCCTGGGACGCCTCCGAACGAACGGACAAGATGTGGACCACTTTCAGCACCCGTGACGAGCCCGCcacgccgctgccgctgccggcgCGGCCCCCtacttcctcgtcgtcgtcttgtTCTCCTGCTCATCCCTACCCGCCGCTTTCTCCCAACTGTGAACATCCTCAGCCAATGTATCGTGTTTACCCCCACGATAAtaaccgccaccaccagcagcaccatgTCGAGAGCGAGTACTGCCACGCCAGGCGAGGCGGCTCGCCTACTTCTGCGTCAACAACTGCCGCTCCTTGGGATAACCCAATGGTTGATCTGCCCTACGTTGATTACGCCCAGGTGGAGATTCAGTCACAGTCTATCAAGGTGATCCGGTCTCCGTTGTCACTGGTGAAGTCGGTCGCGTCGAGGTTGCCGACTAGCCCTTATATGCTCGCCAGAGCGGTGTCTACCTACGCTACCAGGTCGAGGAGCTCTTCCCCGCCGGCTTCGACTGAGCCGCCTGTTGCTCCGCCGTTGCCGAACCGGCCCAGGATAGAGGAGGGGTATTCTCCGGGGGTTTCGAGACAGGGGCAGACACGGAGTATGGAGGCTAGGGCTAGGGAGAGTGAGAGCGGGGTGAATTGGGATTATGGGTCGCAGG GCATTGGAATGCTCTCTCTCGCCAGGCAAGGGGGCAATGCGCCTgatttggagaggatgaaTTACATTAACAGTTTGGCCTATCTGATGAGAGGGTTGCCGGCAGATCTCACACCTGCGGAGGCTTCGACTATACGGCAGAGCACACCCGCCTCGGTGGTAGGCCCGCAACCAAACGACTATTCTGGCCCACACCATGACAGGTCGATGCCACCTTTACAGAGGAGTATCGTCCACCACATTGCTTTCATCGTGCTGAACTGGCTGTATGCCTTCTGGCAGGTGTTTGCACCATTTCTGGGACAGGGAATCTCTGGCCTGCTCCAGTTTGAGAGGGACAATCAGCTTATCAACAAAATGGCGATGAGCACGTTCAAGGGCGCGAAGAATGCGTATGTCTGGTTTTCTGCGGCTTACGTGGGCCAGCTCATAGCGGCGTTCATGGCGTGGGTTTTCCAGGGCGTTCACGGGGCTTTGACTGAGTTCCGGGCGCAGTCTGATGCTGTGAGGGCACAGGGAGGTGGTTTTTCgaaccagcagcaaccgtCGAGGTCGTCGGAGGAGTGGGAAAGACGAAGGATGTATGAACAGCAGCGGGCGCAACATCAGGGATGGCCATCACAGAATTATTCGATGGACTGTGCACAGCTTGCGAGGCAGGGGCTCTGA
- the CDC36 gene encoding transcriptional regulator (EggNog:ENOG503P25X; COG:D; COG:K): protein MHDCVAAMNNSNWAFGNGGGLSMGGNANLSMGMRPQASGNLSFAQSLIGSQQQSATLDPSEFPSLSNTAPNQSNPASMWAQQPSRNIGGGAHRGPQTPLSAHPGQQDDLFTSSRLASTAQSSFRFGNQGAVNQAPQGGQADEFPPLNRSTNGEIGGQDRGPGLMSNMGFGQGGAPSTRGVSHANLAGNGLLNALSATSRTGEVISPTSIQRSQGPRSPVDDEEPRQKPPGFREGSVASHTSGNDAVGRNPLGAIGNDAPSGKAREEDRGQLPDVVDPLEGMSPIDRWGIKGHQTLMNNFPDYNIIGHGIEPSVLGLDLRSTDLISTQIYSLFNAMPPRPAVQNFKLPDCYEVKNVQPMDVKISSFNEETLMWIFYSCPRDYKQQLAAMEL, encoded by the exons ATGCATGACTGCGTAGCGGCGATGAACAATTCCAATTGGGCGTTTGGCAATGGCGGCGGTCTATCGATGGGGGGGAATGCGAACCTCAGTATGGGAATGCGGCCGCAAGCAAGTGGAAATCTCAGTTTTGCCCAGAGCTTGATAGgctcgcagcagcagtcgGCGACGTTGGACCCATC GGAGTTTCCATCTCTGTCCAACACGGCGCCAAATCAATCAAACCCTGCATCTATGTGGGCGCAACAACCATCCCGCAATAtcggtggaggagctcacCGGGGGCCCCAGACGCCCTTATCAGCGCATCCGGGCCAACAAGATGATCTATTCACATCCTCTCGACTTGCCTCGACTGCGCAATCGTCTTTTCGTTTTGGCAACCAGGGAGCCGTGAACCAAGCGCCCCAGGGAGGACAGGCTGACGAGTTCCCACCATTGAACCGATCAACGAACGGCGAAATAGGAGGGCAAGATCGGGGTCCAGGTCTGATGTCGAATATGGGGTTCGGCCAAGGGGGCGCCCCTTCTACTAGGGGTGTGTCCCACGCAAACCTAGCTGGGAACGGTCTTCTCAACGCCCTGTCGGCTACTTCCCGGACAGGAGAGGTTATTTCGCCAACGTCGATACAAAGGTCCCAAGGGCCTCGAAGTCCAGTGGACGATGAAGAACCGCGCCAAAAGCCACCCGGGTTTCGCGAGGGCAGCGTGGCGTCACATACTTCAGGAAATGATGCGGTCGGCAGAAATCCGTTAGGCGCTATTGGTAACGACGCTCCTTCGGGCAAGGCGAGAGAGGAGGACCGAGGGCAGCTCCCggatgttgttgatcctcTTGAAGGGATGTCTCCTATTGACAGGTGGGGGATCAAGGGGCATCAGACTTTGATGAACAATTTCCCCGACTACAACATCATTGGCCATGGGATCGAGCCATCGGTTCTGGGGTTGGATTTGCGTTCCACCGA CCTGATTTCCACGCAGATTTACTCGCTGTTCAACGCCATGCCTCCAAGGCCGGCGGTTCAGAATTTCAAGCTGCCCGACTGCTACGAGGTCAAAAACGTACAGCCCATGGACGTGAAAATTAGTAGCTTCAACGAGGAGACCTTGATGTGGATCTTTTACAGCTGTCCGCGGGACTACAAACAGCAGTTGGCGGCGATGGAGCTGTGA
- a CDS encoding hypothetical protein (COG:H; EggNog:ENOG503NUR3), giving the protein MNFDDDDAPPDLIGADETVEVPEEKAKKVPITIVTGYLGAGKTTLLNYILTAKHGKKVAVIMNGHSSALDIEKSLTVNKDGEAVEEWLEVGNGCICCSVKDTGVNAIESLMEKKGKFDYILLETTGLADPGNLAPLFWVDDGLASTIYLDGIVTLVDAKNILRSLDDPAGKVEGHEDSDDHGPVMTTAHVQISHADVIVINKSDLVSGEELEAVRERITSINELAKIFVTSQSVVPDLEGFLLDLHAYDRVDELDRAGRGHSHLDKTISTLTIPLEELTTNQLTAVDAWLRSVLWENELPRNKAANGPAFEIHRVKGRLFIEDGAEKMVQGVREIFDIFDSPAPSSGDVPRKGKLVLIGRHLTDLDFEKSLLDAVRTAA; this is encoded by the exons ATGaactttgacgacgacgacgcccCGCCAGACCTGATTGGTGCTGATGAAACAGTAGAAGTACCAGAAGAAAAAGCGAAAAAGGTGCCAATCACAATAGTAACAG GATACCTTGGAGCTGGGAAAACCACACTGCTCAACTACATCCTGACTGCAAAGCATGGCAAAAAGGTTGCTGTGATTATGAATG GACACAGCTCAGCTTTGGACATTGAAAAGTCCTTGACTGTGAATAAGGATGGCGAGGCTGTGGAAGAGTGGTTAGAGGTGGGCAACGGATGCATCTGCTGCTCCGTGAA AGACACAGGCGTGAACGCCATCGAGTCTCTgatggaaaagaaggggaagttCGACTACATCTTGCTCGAAACAACAGGGTTGGCTGATCCGGGCAATCTAGCGCCGCTATTCTGGGTTGATGACGGGCTGGCGAGCACCATTTATCTAGATGGCATCGTGACCCTCGTTGATGCCAAGAATATCCTTCGCAGCTTGGATGATCCTGCGGGCAAAGTGGAAGGTCATGAAGACTCTGATGATCATGGACCAGTCATGACCACTGCTCACGTGCAGATTTCACACGCCGatgtcatcgtcatcaacaagTCTGACCTTGTGAGCGGAGAAGAGTTGGAAGCCGTCAGGGAGCGTATCACATCCATCAatgagctggccaagataTTCGTCACCTCGCAAAGTGTTGTGCCTGATCTGGAGGGATTCTTGCTCGACTTGCACGCATATGACCGTGTCGATGAACTTGACCGTGCAGGACGTGGGCACAGCCACCTCGATAAA ACCATCTCAACATTGACAATCCCTCTCGAGGAGCTGACGACCAACCAATTGACGGCAGTAGACGCCTGGCTGCGCTCGGTGCTGTGGGAGAATGAGCTTCCTAGGAACAAGGCGGCCAATGGACCAGCTTTTGAGATCCATCGGGTGAAGGGGCGGCTGTTTATCGAGGATGGGGCTGAAAAGATGGTCCAGGGAGTGAGAGAGATTTTCGATATCTTTGACAGCCCCGCGCCGTCATCTGGTGATGTACCCCGGAAAGGCAAGCTGGTGTTGATTGGGCGGCATCTGACAGACTTGGACTTTGAGAAGAGTCTGTTGGATGCTGTTCGGACGGCGGCTTAG
- a CDS encoding hypothetical protein (EggNog:ENOG503Q3V3; COG:S) produces the protein MADATEQQVNVPGLLFILVLSGILIKYLFSSGSGNGNGNGDRRRATGQQDLAAMARQREAAVQRVMQMFPHLSRREVLWDLQRTGGNVALTAERILGGRLESPPATFQPPPPPEGSAGPAASGNANVNSAVKPPVPAHPDLITRYNLAEKLKGSEPEEDNTKAGGKGKAWSSNKDERQSLLQKRRDQMILEARRKMEAKIAAEKAAKGL, from the exons ATGGCAGACGCAACCGAGCAGCAAGTCAACGTTCCGGGGCTGTTGTTCATTCTGGTCCTGTCTGGGATCTTGATCAAGTACTTGTTTTCTTCGGGGTCAGGGAACGGGAACGGGAATGGGGataggaggagggcgacggGACAGCAGGACctggcggcgatggcgaggcagagggaggcggcggtgcaGAGGGTTATGCAGATGTTTCCGCATTTGagcaggagggaggtgttgtggGATTTGCAGAGGACGGGGGGGAATGTGGCGTTGACTGCGGAGAGGATTTTGGGGGGACGGCTGGAGAGT CCCCCAGCTACGTTccagccgccgccaccacccgaGGGGAGCGCTGGTCCGGCTGCTTCTGGGAACGCGAATGTTAATAGCGCTGTCAAGCCGCCTGTGCCTGCACACCCGGATCTGATTACGAGGTATAACCTGGCGGAGAAGTTGAAGGGGTCCGAACCTGAGGAGGACAACACCAAGGCgggtgggaaagggaaggcGTGGAGTTCGAACAAGGATGAGAGGCAGAGTTTGTtgcagaagaggagggatcagatgattctggaggcgaggaggaagatggaggctAAGATTGCTGCAGAAAAGGCTGCGAAGGGGTTGTAG